DNA sequence from the Janibacter sp. CX7 genome:
GTAGCGCAGCCCGGTGATGGGCTCGCCCGAGACGGCCTGCAGGCCGGCGGGCACCTCGTCGGCGAGGGTCTGCGGCATGAGGGTGCGCTCGGTCGAGGTGCGCGGACGGGTCATCGTCGTGGCCGTCGTCGCCGGGTCGGCCTCGGTGAGGTGCACCCGCAGCAGCCCCTGGTCGATGCTCCGCGCGAAGACGGGCGCGAAGACCGCACAGGTCGTCACGAGGGCGGAGACGAGGACAAGCGCGATGACCTGCCCCCTGCGGTACCGCAACGCTGCCCACATGCAGCGGTCCCCCTTCTGTCGTGACCGCCGTCACCCTACGCCTCGGTGTGGGCCAGTGAAGGCCGGATCAGTCGCCGATCTCCTGCGCCATCGCCCGACCGGCCGTGCGCCCGGAGAAGATGCAGCCACCGAGGAAGGTCCCCTCGAGGGCGCGGTAGCCGTGCAGGCCGCCACCGCCGAAGCCGGCCGCCTCGCCGGCGGCGTAGAGGCCCGGCACCGGCGCGCCGTCGTGACCGAGGACCCGCGAGGACAGGTCGGTCTCGAAGCCACCGAGCGTCTTGCGGGAGAGGACGTGCAGCTTGACGCCGACGAGCGGACCCTTCTTCGGGTCCTGCAGCTTGTGCGGCGGGTAGGCGCGCTTGGAGATCTTGTCGCCGCGGTAGGAGCGGGCGACCCGCATCGCGGCGATCTGCGCGTCCTTGCCATAGGGGTTGTCGAGCTGGGCGTCGCGCTCGTCGAGCTGCCGCTTGACGTGGGCGACGTCGAGCCGCGGCTCGCCCTCCTCGACGAGCTCGTTCATCTTCGCGACGAGCTCCTCGACGGTGTCGGCCAGGACGAAGTCGGCGCCCTTGTCGAGGAAGGCCTGCATCGACGGCGTGACGTCGGCGAGCGAGCGCTTGCGCAGGACCCCGGCGACGTCCTTGCCGGTGAGGTCCTCGTTCTGCTCCGAGCCGGAGAGGGCGAACTCCTTGCCCGCGACCGACCGGTTGGTGACGAACCACGAGTGGTCGTGACCGGTGGCACGCAGGTGCTCCAGCGTGCCGAGGGTGTCGTAGCCAGGCATGAGCGGGGCCGGCAGCCGGGTGCCCTCGGCGTCGAGCCACATCGAGCTCGGCCCGGGCAGGATCCGGATGCCGTGGCCGGCCCAGATGGGGTCCCAGTTGCGGATCCCTTCGACGTAGTGCCACATCCGGTCGCGGTTGATGAGGTTGCCGCCGGCGGCCTCGGTGATGGCGATCATCCGGCCGTCGACGTGCGCCGGCACGCCGGTCACCATGTGCTTCGGCGGGGTGCCGAGGCGCTCGGGCCAGTTGGCGCGCACGAGGTCGTGGTTGCCGCCGATGCCGCCCGAGGCGACGAGGACGACGGGGGCCCGCAGCTCGAAGCCACCGATGCTGTCGCGGTTGGTCGCCACGCCACGCTCGGCGTCGTCGGGCGCGAGCTCGACCCCACGGACACCGGTGACGGCACCCCCTTCGACGATGATCTCGTCCACGCGGTGCCGGTGGGCATAGGTCACCAGTCCGCGCTCACGGGCCTCCTCGACCCTGCGGACGAAGGGAGCCGCAACACCGGGACCGGTCCCCCACGTGATGTGGAAGCGGGGCACGGAGTTGCCGTGGCCGTGGGCCGAGCCGTCTCCGCGCTCGGCCCAGCCGACGATGGGGAACCAGCGCATGCCCTGCTCGTGCAGCCAGGCCCGCTTCTCCCCGCCCGCGAAGTCGAGGTAGGCCTGCGCCCACTGCCGCGGCCAGTGGTCCTCCTCGCGGTCGAAGCCGGCGGTGTTCATCCAGTCACCGTGGGCCAGCTCGGCCGAGTCCTTGATGCCCATGCGGCGCTGCTCGGGGCTGTCGACGAAGAAGAGGCCACCGAAGGACCAGTGCGCCTGACCGCCGATGTTGGCGACGCTCTCCTGGTCGACGAGGAGGACCTTGCGGCCGGCATCCGCCAGCTCCGCGGTCGCGACGAGTCCGGCCAGCCCGTGGCCCACGACGATGGCATCAGCATCCATGGGGTGACCCTAGACCGCATTACTCGTCAGTAGCAACTGGGGTTCAGGTGGCTTCTGCCTACAGTGGGCCGCATGTCCTGGACCGCTCGCCTGCGCCTCGTCGCCGCGACCCTGGCGCTCGTCGCCGCGGTCGTCACCGGTGGGCTCGTCACCGCCTCGCTGTGGCCCGTGACCGTCGAGACGGACTACTACGCCGCCGACGTGCGCCTGTCCCCGAGCTGGACGGACCGGTCCCACATCGGCACCGACACGGTCGTCGGCAGCGTGTCCGCGCAGTTCGCCGGCATCGCCCCCGGCGTGCGGGTCTCGCCGCGGGTCAAGCCCTCGATCACCGAGCTCGTCGCCTCGGGCAACCTCGACGCCGCGAGCCTCGACGTCAGCCCGCAGGAGCGCACCCGGGTCATCACCGACGCCGCGACCGGGGTCGGGCTGCGCTTCGCCGCCGGTGGCGTGCTCGGTCTGCTCCTGTGCCTCGGCGTGGTCCGGCTGCGCCGTCGCACGCTCCCGCACCGCCGGACCGTCGTCGGCGCGAGCCTCGTCACCGCGGTCACCCTGTCGACCCTGGGCCTGTCGGCCTGGCGCACCTACGACCCCGACCGGCTCGTCGAGCTGCGCTCGAGCGGGCTGCTCCAGCTGGCCATCGCCAACCGCGACCTCCTCGACGACGTCGAGCAGCGGGCCGACCAGGCCACGCCCTACCTGCGCAACCTCCTCGCGCTGTCGACGGCGATGCAGCAGGAGTACGCACCCGAGGCCGAGGACGACTCCGCCGCGCTCAAGGTGCTGCTCGTCTCCGACGTGCACGCCTCCAACCAGTACGCGCTCATGCGCACGATCGTGCGCGAGCAGGACATCGACGTCGTCATCGACTCCGGCGACCTGATCAACTTCGGTCGGGTGCAGGAGGCCGGGCTGAGCAACCTCTACCGGTCGATCTCCTCGCTCGGGGTCCCCTATGTCTTCGTCTCCGGCAACCACGACCGCAGCGCTGTCGACGACACCCAGCTGCTCGACGACCTCGCCGGCACCGACGGCGTGACGCTCCTCGAGCCGGGCTCGGGCGAGTACCAGGAGATCGAGGTCGGCGGCCTGCGGATCGCGGGCTTCAACGACCCGCGCTACTACGGCGACGCCGACGACGGCAGCACCGACGAGCAGGTCGCGGCGCGCGACCGGTGGGTCGAGGCCCTCGGCGAGACCGAGGCGCCGGACATCACCGTCTCCCACGAGGAGCCCGCGCTCGACGACGCTCCCGGCCGGCTGCGCGTCCACGGCCACGGGCACGTGCCGCAGGTGAGCGGCAACCGGCTGCAGGTCGGCACCTTCACCGGCGGCGGCACCCTCTCGCACTTCGTCGGCGGTCCCGATGCCGAGCTCGTCGGGCAGCCGAGCAGCTTCGACGTGCTGACCTTCGACGACCGGTGCCGGGCCCAGCGCCTGACCCGCTACGAGTACCGCTCGGTCATCGAGGGGCGGCCGAGCTTCGACTCGCTCTCCGTGCTCAACGCCGCCCGGATCGTCGACGCCCCCGAGGAGGGGCGCACCTGCGGCGGGGACAAGGCGACGGTCCGCCCCCTTCGGCCGTAGCCGGGGACGGACCGTCGCTCGCCTCGATCAGACTGCCGGGAAGGCCGGCGGGTGGACCTGCGCCATCTCCTCGAGCACGCGCACGACCTGGCAGGAGTAGCCGAACTCGTTGTCGTACCAGACGTAGAGGACGACCCGGTCGCCCGAGGTGATCGTCGCGCGGCCGTCGACGATGCCGGCGTGACGGTTGCCGACGAAGTCGGTCGAGACGACCTCGGGGCTGTCAATGTAGTCGAGCTGCTTGTGCAGGTCGCCGTAGAGCGAGGCCTGACGCAGGAAGTCGTTGAGCTCCTCGCGCTCGACGCTCTTCTCCAGCGTGAGGTTGAGGATCGCCATCGACACGTCGGGGGTGGGCACCCGCACCGAGTTGCCGGTGAGCTTGCCCTCGAGCTCGGGCAGCGCCTTGGCCACGGCCTTGGCGGCGCCGGTCTCGGTCAGCACCATGTTGAGCGCCGCCGAGCGGCCACGCCGCTCGCCCTTGTGGAAGTTGTCGATGAGGTTCTGGTCGTTGGTGAAGGAGTGGACCGTCTCGATGTGGCCACCGACGACGCCGTACTCGTCGTTGACGACCTTGAGCGCCGGGACGATCGCATTGGTCGTGCACGAGGCGGCGGTGACGACCTTGC
Encoded proteins:
- a CDS encoding metallophosphoesterase; protein product: MSWTARLRLVAATLALVAAVVTGGLVTASLWPVTVETDYYAADVRLSPSWTDRSHIGTDTVVGSVSAQFAGIAPGVRVSPRVKPSITELVASGNLDAASLDVSPQERTRVITDAATGVGLRFAAGGVLGLLLCLGVVRLRRRTLPHRRTVVGASLVTAVTLSTLGLSAWRTYDPDRLVELRSSGLLQLAIANRDLLDDVEQRADQATPYLRNLLALSTAMQQEYAPEAEDDSAALKVLLVSDVHASNQYALMRTIVREQDIDVVIDSGDLINFGRVQEAGLSNLYRSISSLGVPYVFVSGNHDRSAVDDTQLLDDLAGTDGVTLLEPGSGEYQEIEVGGLRIAGFNDPRYYGDADDGSTDEQVAARDRWVEALGETEAPDITVSHEEPALDDAPGRLRVHGHGHVPQVSGNRLQVGTFTGGGTLSHFVGGPDAELVGQPSSFDVLTFDDRCRAQRLTRYEYRSVIEGRPSFDSLSVLNAARIVDAPEEGRTCGGDKATVRPLRP
- a CDS encoding FAD-binding dehydrogenase, with the protein product MDADAIVVGHGLAGLVATAELADAGRKVLLVDQESVANIGGQAHWSFGGLFFVDSPEQRRMGIKDSAELAHGDWMNTAGFDREEDHWPRQWAQAYLDFAGGEKRAWLHEQGMRWFPIVGWAERGDGSAHGHGNSVPRFHITWGTGPGVAAPFVRRVEEARERGLVTYAHRHRVDEIIVEGGAVTGVRGVELAPDDAERGVATNRDSIGGFELRAPVVLVASGGIGGNHDLVRANWPERLGTPPKHMVTGVPAHVDGRMIAITEAAGGNLINRDRMWHYVEGIRNWDPIWAGHGIRILPGPSSMWLDAEGTRLPAPLMPGYDTLGTLEHLRATGHDHSWFVTNRSVAGKEFALSGSEQNEDLTGKDVAGVLRKRSLADVTPSMQAFLDKGADFVLADTVEELVAKMNELVEEGEPRLDVAHVKRQLDERDAQLDNPYGKDAQIAAMRVARSYRGDKISKRAYPPHKLQDPKKGPLVGVKLHVLSRKTLGGFETDLSSRVLGHDGAPVPGLYAAGEAAGFGGGGLHGYRALEGTFLGGCIFSGRTAGRAMAQEIGD